A section of the Enterobacter sp. C2 genome encodes:
- the folA gene encoding type 3 dihydrofolate reductase, with protein sequence MISLIAALAVDRVIGMENAMPWNLPADLAWFKRNTLNKPVVMGRLTWESIGRPLPGRKNIVISSQPGSDDRVQWVSSIEDAIAACGDAEEIMVIGGGRIYEQFLPKAQRLYLTHIDAEVEGDTHFPDYEPDDWESTFSEFHDADAQNSHSYCFEILERR encoded by the coding sequence ATGATCAGTCTGATTGCGGCGTTAGCGGTCGATCGCGTAATTGGTATGGAAAATGCCATGCCGTGGAATTTGCCTGCCGATCTCGCCTGGTTTAAACGCAATACCTTAAACAAGCCGGTGGTGATGGGTCGCCTGACCTGGGAGTCCATCGGGCGTCCGCTGCCGGGGCGTAAAAACATCGTCATTAGCAGCCAGCCGGGCAGCGACGATCGCGTTCAGTGGGTTAGCTCCATTGAGGACGCCATTGCCGCCTGCGGCGATGCAGAAGAGATTATGGTGATCGGTGGCGGGCGCATCTACGAGCAGTTTTTGCCCAAGGCCCAGCGTCTCTACCTGACGCATATCGATGCAGAAGTGGAAGGCGATACCCATTTCCCGGACTACGAGCCGGACGACTGGGAGTCGACCTTTAGCGAGTTTCACGATGCCGACGCGCAGAACTCCCACAGCTACTGCTTTGAGATCCTGGAGCGCCGTTAA
- the kefC gene encoding glutathione-regulated potassium-efflux system protein KefC — MDSHTLIQALIYLGSAALIVPIAVRLGLGSVLGYLIAGCIIGPWGLRLVTDAESILHFAEIGVVLMLFVIGLELDPQRLWKLRASVFGGGALQMLVCGLLLGAFCMALGLRWQVAVLIGLTLGLSSTAIAMQAMNERNLMVSQMGRSAFAVLLFQDIAAIPLVAMIPLLAASGGATTLGAFTLSALKVVAALAIVVLIGRYVARPALRFVARSGLREVFSAVALFLVFGFGLLLEEAGLSMAMGAFLAGVLLASSEYRHALESDIEPFKGLLLGLFFIGVGMSIDFGTLVTHPLRIIILLVGFLLIKILMLWLIARPLKVPNKQRRWFAVLLGQGSEFAFVVFGTAQSANVLDPEWAKALTLAVALSMAATPLLLVLLTRLDNKTTGQQQEADEIDEEQPRVIIAGFGRFGQIAGRLLLSSGVKMVVLDHDPDHIETLRKFGMKVFYGDATRVDLLESAGAGKAEVLINAIDDPKANLQLTELAKEHFPHLQIVARARDVDHFIRLRQAGVERPERETFEGALRTGRLALEGLGLGEYEARERADLFRRYNSDMIEEMAQGEDDTQARAAVFKRTSAMLTEIITEDRAHLSHTQRHGWQGTEEGKHSGDASDEPQAKPTV, encoded by the coding sequence ATGGATAGCCATACCCTGATACAAGCGCTGATCTATCTGGGATCGGCGGCGCTGATCGTGCCGATTGCGGTGCGGCTGGGCCTCGGCTCGGTGCTCGGCTATCTGATCGCGGGCTGTATTATTGGCCCGTGGGGGCTGCGGCTGGTCACCGATGCCGAGTCAATTCTGCACTTTGCTGAAATCGGCGTGGTGCTGATGCTGTTCGTCATCGGTCTTGAGCTGGATCCTCAGCGGCTGTGGAAGCTGCGGGCCTCGGTGTTTGGCGGTGGCGCATTGCAGATGCTGGTTTGCGGTCTGCTGCTGGGCGCGTTCTGTATGGCATTGGGCTTGCGCTGGCAGGTGGCGGTGCTGATCGGCCTGACGTTGGGACTCTCCTCGACGGCAATCGCAATGCAGGCAATGAACGAGCGTAACCTGATGGTCTCCCAGATGGGACGCAGCGCCTTTGCCGTTCTGCTGTTCCAGGATATCGCCGCCATTCCGCTGGTGGCGATGATCCCCCTGCTGGCGGCCAGCGGCGGAGCCACGACCCTGGGGGCCTTTACCCTCTCGGCGCTGAAGGTAGTCGCCGCGCTGGCTATCGTTGTGTTGATTGGCCGCTACGTTGCGCGTCCGGCGCTGCGCTTTGTCGCTCGCTCTGGCCTGCGGGAAGTCTTCAGCGCCGTGGCGCTGTTCCTGGTCTTTGGCTTCGGGCTATTGCTGGAGGAGGCCGGGCTGTCGATGGCAATGGGGGCATTCCTGGCCGGGGTACTGCTGGCGAGCTCCGAGTACCGCCACGCGCTGGAGAGCGATATCGAGCCGTTTAAAGGCCTGCTGCTGGGACTGTTCTTTATCGGCGTCGGCATGTCTATCGACTTCGGTACTCTTGTCACCCACCCGCTGCGCATTATCATCCTGCTGGTGGGCTTCCTGCTGATCAAAATCCTGATGCTGTGGCTGATTGCCCGCCCGTTAAAGGTGCCGAACAAGCAGCGGCGCTGGTTCGCGGTTCTGCTGGGGCAGGGGAGCGAATTTGCCTTCGTGGTGTTCGGCACGGCGCAAAGCGCTAACGTGCTGGATCCCGAGTGGGCCAAAGCGTTGACCCTGGCGGTGGCGCTCTCAATGGCCGCGACGCCGCTGCTGCTGGTGCTCCTCACGCGGCTTGATAACAAAACCACCGGTCAGCAGCAAGAAGCAGATGAGATTGATGAAGAGCAGCCGCGGGTCATTATTGCGGGCTTCGGCCGTTTTGGTCAGATTGCCGGTCGTCTGCTGCTCTCCAGCGGAGTGAAAATGGTCGTTCTCGATCACGATCCCGATCATATTGAAACCCTGCGCAAGTTTGGCATGAAGGTCTTCTATGGCGATGCGACCCGCGTGGATCTGCTGGAGTCCGCCGGAGCAGGCAAGGCCGAGGTGCTGATCAACGCCATTGACGATCCCAAAGCCAACCTGCAACTCACCGAGCTGGCTAAAGAGCACTTCCCGCACCTGCAGATCGTTGCTCGTGCCCGCGACGTCGATCACTTTATCCGCCTGCGTCAGGCGGGCGTCGAGCGTCCGGAGCGTGAAACCTTTGAAGGCGCGCTGCGTACCGGCCGGCTGGCGCTGGAGGGGCTGGGGCTGGGAGAGTATGAGGCCCGGGAGCGCGCCGATCTGTTTCGCCGCTATAATTCAGACATGATAGAGGAGATGGCGCAGGGTGAAGATGATACCCAGGCGCGGGCGGCGGTGTTCAAACGCACCAGCGCCATGCTGACGGAGATCATCACCGAGGACCGGGCACACCTCTCTCATACTCAGCGGCACGGCTGGCAGGGCACGGAGGAGGGTAAACACTCCGGCGATGCCAGCGACGAGCCGCAGGCTAAGCCGACGGTTTAA
- the kefF gene encoding glutathione-regulated potassium-efflux system oxidoreductase KefF — MILIIYAHPYPRHSHANKRMLEQAGTLDGVEVRSLYQLYPDFNIDIAAEQGAISRADLVVWQHPLQWYSVPPLLKLWMDKVLTHGWAYGEGGTALHGKHLLWAVTTGGGEHHFDIGSHPGFEALAQPLQATAIYCGMKWLAPFSMHNTFVNDDETLNAKARHYKQRLMEWQEVNHG; from the coding sequence ATGATTCTAATTATTTATGCTCATCCCTATCCGCGGCATTCACACGCGAATAAGCGGATGCTTGAGCAGGCAGGAACCCTGGACGGCGTAGAAGTCCGTTCGCTTTACCAACTCTATCCCGACTTCAATATTGATATCGCCGCCGAACAGGGGGCTATATCCCGTGCCGATCTGGTGGTCTGGCAGCATCCTCTTCAGTGGTATAGCGTTCCGCCGCTGCTCAAGCTATGGATGGATAAAGTGCTCACGCACGGCTGGGCCTACGGCGAGGGTGGTACTGCACTGCACGGCAAACATCTGCTGTGGGCGGTGACCACCGGCGGCGGCGAGCACCACTTCGATATCGGATCGCATCCCGGCTTTGAGGCGCTGGCGCAGCCCCTGCAGGCCACGGCGATCTACTGCGGCATGAAGTGGCTAGCCCCTTTCTCGATGCATAACACTTTCGTAAACGATGATGAAACCCTGAATGCCAAGGCGCGTCACTACAAGCAGCGGCTGATGGAGTGGCAGGAGGTCAATCATGGATAG
- a CDS encoding YgdI/YgdR family lipoprotein: protein MKRIAAVLVLGAVSLSLVGCSSDYIMSTKTGEMIVTQGKPEIDKDTGMTRYVDQQGYSRQIKTSDVSQLIEKE from the coding sequence ATGAAGAGGATTGCTGCTGTGCTGGTGCTGGGGGCCGTATCGCTTTCGCTGGTAGGCTGCTCCAGCGACTACATTATGTCGACCAAAACCGGCGAGATGATTGTTACCCAGGGCAAGCCTGAAATTGATAAAGATACCGGGATGACCCGCTACGTTGACCAGCAGGGCTATAGCCGGCAGATTAAAACCTCCGATGTCTCCCAGCTGATCGAAAAAGAGTAA
- a CDS encoding YgdI/YgdR family lipoprotein, with translation MQKRILITSILAAATLFTVAGCSSNQAVKTTDGKTIVTDGKPKVDSDTGMVSYKNAATGQTEQINRDQLKNMSELDN, from the coding sequence ATGCAAAAGCGCATTCTCATTACGTCTATTTTGGCCGCAGCAACGTTATTTACCGTAGCAGGTTGTTCCTCTAATCAGGCTGTAAAAACCACCGATGGCAAAACCATTGTCACTGACGGAAAACCGAAGGTAGACAGTGACACCGGCATGGTGTCGTACAAAAATGCCGCAACGGGCCAGACAGAACAGATTAATCGCGACCAGCTGAAAAATATGAGCGAACTCGATAACTAA
- the carB gene encoding carbamoyl-phosphate synthase large subunit, whose amino-acid sequence MPKRTDIKSILILGAGPIVIGQACEFDYSGAQACKALREEGYRVILVNSNPATIMTDPEMADATYIEPIHWEVVRKIIEKERPDAVLPTMGGQTALNCALELERQGVLEEFGVTMIGATADAIDKAEDRRRFDVAMKKIGLDTARSGIAHNMEEALAVAADVGYPCIIRPSFTMGGTGGGIAYNREEFEEICARGLDLSPTNELLIDESLIGWKEYEMEVVRDKNDNCIIVCSIENFDAMGIHTGDSITVAPAQTLTDKEYQIMRNASMAVLREIGVETGGSNVQFSVNPKNGRLIVIEMNPRVSRSSALASKATGFPIAKVAAKLAVGYTLDELMNDITGGRTPASFEPSIDYVVTKIPRFNFEKFVGANDRLTTQMKSVGEVMAIGRTQQESLQKALRGLEVGATGFDPKVSLDDPEALTKIRRELKDAGAERIWYIADAFRAGLSVDGVFNLTNVDRWFLVQIEELVRLEEKVAEVGINGLDADFLRQLKRKGFADARLAKLAGVREAEVRKLREQYNLHPVYKRVDTCAAEFSTDTAYMYSTYEEECEANPTQDRDKIMVLGGGPNRIGQGIEFDYCCVHASLALREDGYETIMVNCNPETVSTDYDTSDRLYFEPVTLEDVLEIVRIEKPKGVIVQYGGQTPLKLARALEAAGVPVIGTSPDAIDRAEDRERFQQAVDRLKLKQPANATVTAIEMAVEKAKEIGYPLVVRPSYVLGGRAMEIVYDEIDLRRYFMTAVSVSNDAPVLLDRFLDDAVEVDVDAICDGEMVLIGGIMEHIEQAGVHSGDSACSLPAYTLSQEIQDVMRQQVQKLAFELQVRGLMNVQFAVKDNEVYLIEVNPRAARTVPFVSKATGVPLAKVAARVMAGKSLTEQGVTKEIIPPYYSVKEVVLPFNKFPGVDPLLGPEMRSTGEVMGVGRTFAEAFAKAQLGSNSTMKKQGRALLSVREGDKERVVDLAAKLLKFGFELDATHGTAIVLGEAGINPRLVNKVHEGRPHIQDRIKNGEYTYIINTTAGRQAIEDSKLIRRSALQYKVHYDTTLNGGFATAMALNADATEKVTSVQEMHAQIVK is encoded by the coding sequence ATGCCAAAACGTACAGACATTAAAAGCATCCTGATCCTTGGCGCTGGCCCGATTGTTATCGGCCAGGCCTGCGAATTTGACTACTCCGGTGCCCAGGCGTGTAAAGCCCTGCGTGAAGAGGGTTATCGCGTCATCCTGGTTAACTCCAACCCGGCGACCATCATGACCGACCCGGAGATGGCGGACGCCACCTACATTGAGCCTATCCACTGGGAAGTGGTGCGCAAAATTATTGAAAAAGAGCGCCCGGATGCAGTGCTGCCAACCATGGGCGGCCAGACGGCGCTGAACTGTGCGCTGGAGCTGGAACGCCAGGGCGTGCTGGAAGAGTTTGGCGTGACCATGATCGGTGCGACCGCCGACGCGATTGATAAAGCCGAAGATCGCCGCCGTTTCGACGTCGCGATGAAGAAAATCGGCCTCGATACCGCCCGTTCCGGCATTGCGCACAACATGGAAGAGGCGCTGGCGGTTGCCGCTGACGTCGGCTATCCGTGCATTATTCGTCCCTCATTCACCATGGGCGGTACCGGCGGCGGTATCGCCTATAACCGCGAAGAGTTCGAAGAGATCTGCGCCCGCGGGCTGGATCTCTCCCCGACCAACGAGCTGCTGATTGACGAGTCGCTGATCGGCTGGAAAGAGTATGAGATGGAGGTGGTGCGCGATAAGAACGATAACTGCATTATCGTCTGCTCTATCGAAAACTTTGACGCCATGGGTATTCACACCGGTGACTCCATCACCGTGGCCCCGGCGCAGACCCTGACCGACAAAGAGTATCAGATCATGCGTAACGCCTCGATGGCGGTACTGCGTGAAATCGGCGTGGAAACCGGCGGCTCTAACGTTCAGTTCTCGGTGAACCCGAAAAACGGTCGCTTGATTGTTATCGAGATGAACCCGCGCGTCTCCCGCTCCTCGGCGCTGGCGTCAAAAGCCACCGGCTTCCCGATTGCTAAAGTGGCGGCCAAGCTGGCGGTGGGCTACACCCTCGACGAGCTGATGAACGATATCACCGGCGGCCGTACGCCAGCGTCGTTTGAGCCCTCTATCGACTACGTCGTCACGAAAATTCCGCGCTTCAACTTTGAGAAATTCGTCGGTGCCAACGACCGCCTGACCACCCAGATGAAGTCCGTGGGCGAAGTGATGGCCATTGGCCGCACCCAGCAGGAGTCGCTGCAGAAAGCGCTGCGCGGGCTGGAAGTGGGCGCGACCGGTTTTGACCCGAAGGTGAGCCTGGACGATCCGGAAGCGCTGACCAAAATTCGCCGCGAGCTGAAAGACGCGGGCGCAGAGCGTATCTGGTACATCGCGGATGCATTCCGTGCGGGCCTGTCGGTTGACGGCGTCTTTAACCTGACCAACGTTGACCGCTGGTTCCTGGTGCAAATTGAAGAGCTGGTGCGCCTGGAAGAGAAGGTGGCGGAAGTGGGCATTAACGGCCTCGACGCTGACTTCCTGCGCCAGCTGAAGCGCAAGGGCTTTGCCGATGCGCGTCTGGCCAAGCTGGCAGGCGTGCGTGAAGCAGAAGTCCGCAAGCTGCGTGAACAGTACAACCTGCACCCGGTCTACAAGCGTGTGGATACCTGTGCCGCAGAGTTCTCTACCGATACCGCCTACATGTACTCCACCTATGAAGAAGAGTGCGAGGCGAACCCGACTCAGGATCGTGACAAAATCATGGTGCTGGGCGGCGGGCCAAACCGTATCGGCCAGGGCATTGAGTTCGACTACTGCTGCGTACACGCCTCGCTGGCGCTGCGCGAAGACGGCTACGAGACCATCATGGTCAACTGTAACCCGGAAACCGTCTCCACCGATTATGACACCTCGGATCGTCTCTACTTCGAGCCGGTCACCCTGGAAGACGTGCTGGAGATTGTACGCATCGAGAAGCCGAAAGGCGTTATCGTTCAGTACGGCGGCCAGACTCCGCTGAAGCTGGCGCGTGCCCTGGAAGCCGCTGGCGTACCGGTTATCGGTACCAGCCCGGATGCTATCGACCGTGCCGAAGACCGCGAGCGCTTCCAGCAGGCGGTTGACCGTCTGAAGCTGAAGCAGCCGGCCAACGCCACCGTGACCGCGATTGAAATGGCGGTTGAGAAGGCGAAAGAGATTGGCTACCCGCTGGTGGTGCGTCCCTCCTACGTGCTGGGCGGCCGGGCGATGGAGATCGTCTACGACGAGATCGACCTGCGTCGCTACTTTATGACGGCGGTAAGCGTCTCCAACGACGCGCCGGTGCTGCTGGATCGCTTCCTCGACGATGCGGTAGAGGTGGACGTAGATGCCATCTGCGACGGCGAGATGGTGCTGATCGGCGGCATCATGGAGCATATCGAGCAGGCGGGCGTACACTCCGGTGACTCGGCCTGTTCACTCCCGGCCTATACCCTGAGCCAGGAGATCCAGGACGTGATGCGCCAGCAGGTGCAGAAGCTGGCCTTTGAGCTGCAGGTGCGTGGCCTGATGAACGTGCAGTTCGCGGTGAAGGACAACGAAGTCTACCTGATTGAAGTGAACCCACGCGCGGCGCGTACCGTGCCGTTCGTCTCCAAAGCCACCGGCGTGCCGCTGGCGAAGGTGGCTGCGCGAGTGATGGCAGGGAAATCCCTGACCGAGCAGGGCGTCACCAAAGAGATTATCCCGCCGTACTACTCGGTGAAAGAGGTGGTGCTGCCGTTCAACAAGTTCCCGGGCGTGGATCCGCTGTTAGGGCCAGAGATGCGCTCTACCGGTGAAGTGATGGGCGTGGGCCGCACCTTTGCCGAGGCGTTTGCCAAAGCGCAGTTGGGCAGTAACTCGACCATGAAGAAACAGGGCCGGGCGCTGCTCTCCGTACGCGAAGGCGACAAAGAGCGCGTCGTAGACCTGGCCGCCAAGCTGCTGAAGTTCGGCTTTGAGCTGGACGCCACTCACGGCACGGCGATTGTGCTGGGTGAAGCCGGTATCAACCCGCGTCTGGTGAACAAGGTGCATGAGGGGCGTCCGCACATTCAGGATCGTATCAAGAATGGCGAGTACACCTACATCATCAACACCACCGCAGGCCGTCAGGCGATTGAGGACTCCAAGCTGATCCGTCGCAGCGCCTTGCAGTACAAGGTGCACTACGACACCACGCTGAACGGCGGCTTCGCCACGGCGATGGCGCTGAATGCGGATGCCACCGAGAAAGTCACTTCGGTGCAGGAGATGCACGCGCAGATCGTTAAATAA
- the carA gene encoding glutamine-hydrolyzing carbamoyl-phosphate synthase small subunit: MIKSALLVLEDGTQFHGRAIGATGSAVGEVVFNTSMTGYQEILTDPSYSRQIVTLTYPHIGNVGTNEADEEASQVHAQGLIIRDLPLIASNYRNTEDLSSYLKRHNIVAIADIDTRKLTRLLREKGAQNGCIIAGDSPDAALALEKAKTFPGLNGMDLAKEVTTAESYSWTQGSWTLAGELPEAKKEEELPFHVVAYDYGAKRNILRMLVDRGCRLTVVPAQTPAEEVLKMNPDGIFLSNGPGDPAPCDYAIDAIQAFLATDIPVFGICLGHQLLALASGAKTVKMKFGHHGGNHPVKDIDNNTVMITAQNHGFAVDEATMPANLRVTHTSLFDGTLQGIHRTDKPAFSFQGHPEASPGPHDAAPLFDHFIELIKHYRSTAK, translated from the coding sequence TTGATTAAGTCAGCGCTATTGGTTCTGGAAGACGGAACCCAGTTTCACGGTCGGGCCATAGGGGCAACAGGTTCGGCGGTTGGGGAAGTCGTTTTCAATACTTCAATGACCGGTTATCAAGAAATCCTTACTGATCCCTCCTATTCCCGCCAAATCGTCACTCTTACTTATCCCCATATTGGTAATGTCGGTACTAACGAAGCCGATGAAGAAGCGTCCCAGGTTCATGCTCAAGGCCTGATTATTCGTGACCTACCACTGATTGCCAGCAACTACCGCAATACCGAAGACCTCTCTTCTTACCTCAAGCGCCATAACATCGTGGCCATTGCCGATATCGATACCCGTAAGCTGACCCGTCTGCTGCGCGAGAAGGGTGCTCAGAACGGCTGCATCATCGCGGGCGACAGCCCGGATGCGGCGCTGGCTCTGGAGAAAGCGAAAACGTTCCCTGGTCTGAACGGGATGGATCTGGCGAAAGAGGTCACCACCGCTGAGTCCTACAGCTGGACCCAGGGAAGCTGGACGCTGGCCGGTGAGCTGCCGGAAGCGAAAAAAGAAGAGGAGCTGCCGTTCCACGTGGTGGCTTACGACTACGGCGCGAAGCGCAACATCCTGCGTATGCTGGTCGACAGAGGCTGCCGCCTGACGGTAGTCCCGGCGCAGACCCCGGCGGAAGAGGTCCTGAAGATGAACCCGGACGGTATTTTCCTCTCCAACGGCCCCGGTGACCCGGCCCCGTGCGACTACGCCATCGACGCTATCCAGGCCTTCCTGGCAACCGATATTCCGGTGTTTGGTATCTGCCTTGGCCATCAGCTGCTGGCTCTGGCGAGCGGTGCCAAAACCGTGAAGATGAAGTTTGGTCACCACGGCGGTAACCATCCGGTTAAAGATATTGATAACAACACGGTGATGATCACCGCGCAAAACCACGGTTTTGCGGTGGATGAGGCGACCATGCCAGCTAACCTGCGCGTCACGCATACGTCGCTGTTCGACGGTACCCTGCAGGGTATTCATCGTACCGATAAGCCAGCCTTCAGCTTCCAGGGGCACCCGGAAGCGAGCCCAGGCCCGCACGATGCTGCGCCGCTGTTCGATCACTTTATCGAATTGATTAAGCACTACCGTTCTACCGCCAAATAA
- the dapB gene encoding 4-hydroxy-tetrahydrodipicolinate reductase — MHEAQIRVAIAGAGGRMGRQLIQAALNMDGVTLGAALEREGSSLLGSDAGELAGAGKSGVTVKSSLEAVKDDFDVFIDFTRPEGTLTHLAFCRQHGKGMVIGTTGFDEAGKQAISDAAKTIGIVFAANFSVGVNVMLKLLEKAAKVMGDYTDIEIIEAHHRHKVDAPSGTALAMGEAIAYALDKDLKECAVYSREGYTGERQPGTIGFATVRAGDIIGEHTAMFADVGERIEITHKASSRMTFANGAVRASLWLKSQNNGLFDMRDVLDLNNL, encoded by the coding sequence ATGCACGAAGCACAAATTCGCGTTGCCATTGCGGGCGCAGGTGGACGCATGGGCCGCCAGCTGATCCAGGCGGCGCTAAACATGGATGGCGTAACGCTGGGTGCGGCGCTGGAGCGAGAGGGATCGTCCCTGCTGGGCAGCGACGCCGGGGAGCTAGCGGGCGCGGGCAAATCAGGCGTGACGGTGAAGAGCAGCCTTGAGGCAGTAAAAGACGACTTTGATGTGTTTATCGATTTTACCCGCCCGGAAGGCACTCTGACCCATCTGGCCTTCTGCCGCCAGCATGGCAAAGGTATGGTTATTGGCACTACCGGCTTCGACGAGGCAGGCAAGCAGGCTATCAGCGACGCGGCGAAGACCATCGGCATTGTTTTTGCCGCTAACTTTAGCGTTGGGGTCAACGTCATGCTTAAGCTGCTGGAGAAAGCAGCCAAGGTGATGGGCGACTACACCGATATTGAAATTATTGAGGCGCATCATCGCCATAAAGTTGATGCTCCGTCAGGTACTGCGCTGGCCATGGGGGAAGCCATCGCCTACGCGCTGGATAAAGATTTGAAAGAGTGCGCCGTTTACAGTCGCGAAGGCTATACCGGTGAGCGTCAGCCGGGCACCATCGGTTTTGCCACCGTTCGCGCAGGTGACATCATTGGCGAGCATACCGCCATGTTTGCCGACGTGGGTGAGCGCATTGAGATTACTCACAAGGCTTCCAGCCGAATGACGTTTGCCAACGGTGCTGTTCGAGCTTCTTTGTGGCTTAAATCACAGAATAATGGCCTTTTTGATATGCGTGACGTGCTCGATCTCAACAATTTGTAG
- a CDS encoding alanyl-tRNA editing protein, whose translation MTERLYYTSDATEGIAQVLSCTREPDGRYAIELDKTLFHPQGGGQPADRGEIAGIRVESVVQRGESVLHILAEPLAVGEATLRVDAETRTLHSRWHSAGHLIGYAAERHGWQPIKAHHWPGEGKVTFIAGEGAAVPESDMLLTTIEAWISAGLQRHVAFESDRRKVRFGDLPAYLCGGTHVPDLRNIDKLVIGSIKQKKGQLTISYLLP comes from the coding sequence ATGACTGAACGTCTTTATTACACCAGCGATGCGACTGAGGGTATTGCCCAGGTGCTCAGCTGTACCAGGGAGCCTGATGGCCGCTACGCCATCGAGCTGGATAAGACACTGTTTCATCCCCAGGGGGGAGGGCAGCCGGCCGACAGAGGCGAGATCGCTGGCATCCGCGTTGAGAGCGTCGTCCAGCGCGGAGAGAGCGTGCTACACATCCTGGCGGAACCGCTTGCCGTAGGCGAAGCGACGCTGCGGGTGGATGCAGAAACCCGCACGCTGCACTCGCGCTGGCACAGCGCGGGCCATCTGATCGGTTACGCGGCAGAGCGGCACGGCTGGCAGCCGATCAAGGCACATCACTGGCCGGGTGAGGGGAAGGTCACGTTTATTGCTGGCGAGGGAGCCGCCGTACCGGAGAGCGACATGCTCCTGACAACCATTGAGGCATGGATAAGCGCCGGGCTGCAGCGCCACGTGGCGTTCGAAAGCGATCGACGTAAGGTACGCTTTGGCGATCTGCCTGCCTATCTGTGCGGCGGTACGCATGTTCCTGACCTGCGAAATATTGATAAACTGGTCATTGGCAGCATTAAACAGAAGAAAGGCCAGCTTACCATCAGTTATCTCCTGCCCTAG
- a CDS encoding LysR substrate-binding domain-containing protein, whose protein sequence is MNPLLLPDLATFVTIIEQGSFSAAARASGATPSAISRCVSRLEQEMGSKLLHRTTRKLALTETGRTVYEHAQEMLEAARQALDSGGSLQTVAQGKLTLSVPKAVGRFVIHPLMPEFLARYPQIDVTLRLEDRYVDLINDGVDLALRITDSPSPGLYGKSLMPVTHAICATPEYLRMHGTPAHPQDLRRHSCISLGETPADARWKFRLREKLETVQTRGRYAANHTGVRLDAVKQHIGIGSLPLFTAREALESGEIVQVLPEWEFISTYSGELWLLWTRNKHMPAKMRALISYLTEKMPTGIV, encoded by the coding sequence ATGAACCCACTTCTGCTTCCCGATCTTGCGACCTTTGTGACCATCATTGAACAGGGTAGCTTCTCCGCTGCGGCGCGAGCGAGCGGGGCAACGCCCTCGGCTATTAGCCGCTGCGTCTCCCGACTTGAACAGGAGATGGGCTCTAAGCTGCTGCATCGCACTACCCGCAAGCTGGCCCTAACGGAGACAGGTAGAACCGTTTATGAGCATGCCCAGGAGATGCTGGAGGCCGCCAGGCAGGCGCTAGACTCTGGCGGCAGCCTGCAAACCGTTGCGCAGGGCAAGCTTACTCTGAGCGTACCGAAAGCCGTGGGGCGCTTCGTTATCCACCCCCTGATGCCCGAGTTTCTTGCCCGCTATCCACAGATAGACGTTACCCTGCGGTTAGAGGATCGCTATGTGGATTTAATTAACGACGGGGTGGATCTGGCGCTGCGTATCACCGACTCCCCTTCACCAGGGCTGTACGGTAAATCCCTGATGCCGGTAACCCACGCGATCTGCGCCACGCCTGAGTATTTACGCATGCACGGAACGCCCGCGCATCCACAGGATCTGCGTCGTCACAGCTGCATCTCTCTCGGTGAAACGCCTGCTGACGCACGCTGGAAATTTCGTCTGCGGGAAAAGCTGGAGACCGTCCAGACGCGGGGACGCTACGCGGCAAACCATACCGGCGTGCGCCTGGATGCGGTTAAGCAGCATATCGGCATTGGCAGCCTGCCGCTGTTTACCGCCCGCGAAGCGCTGGAGAGTGGGGAGATTGTGCAGGTGCTGCCCGAGTGGGAATTTATCAGCACCTATTCTGGAGAGCTGTGGCTACTGTGGACGCGGAATAAACATATGCCCGCAAAAATGCGGGCACTGATTAGCTATCTGACCGAAAAGATGCCCACCGGTATCGTTTAA